The genomic interval ACGAACGGGGCGTCGAGGCTGAGACGCTGGCCTGCGGCACGGGCGCGACGGCGGCGGCCATCGTCACGAACTTCGCCTGCCAGCCCGCCGTCCTCCGCTACGACGTCGCGGTTCCCGGCGGGACGCTTTCGGTACGGTTTTCGCGGGAGGCCGCTACGGAACACTACTCGGACATCCGCCTCACGGGGCCCGCGCGGCGGGTCTTCGCCGGGGAGTTCGGGACCGAAGATTTCTGAAACACCATTCAACCGTTTTTCACCCATGAAAACACAAAAGGGAGTCCGCGAGCAGCATTCGGACGAACTTCGGAAGGCCCGGCGCCTCGAACCGCTCCGCAAGAGCGGCAAGGAGCGCCACACGCTCTACAACAGCCTCGGCGACGAAGACGACGAGGAGCTTACGCCCTATCCCCGGCGGGAGTCGGCCCTCGACTACCTCGACGACGACCAGCGATAAAGGCCGCGCGGCAGACGCATCCCGGCGGCACGACATACCCGGCGGAGGCCCCTCCGGCCCCGTCGCAAGAACCTCGCGCCCTTCCGAAGGAGAAGGGCGCGGAAAAAGAACGCATATGACCGAAAAATTCATCATGGCGGGGCGGACGGCCCTGCACGTCTGCGACTCGGAACGGGGCGACCGGTGCGTCGTGCTGTTGCACGGCTACCTCGAATCGCTGCTGGTCTGGGAGGAGTTCGTACCTTATCTTTACAAGCACGTCCGCGTGGTGATGCTCGACCTGCCGGGCCACGGCATCTCGGTCGTCGCGGGAGAGGTTCACACGATGGAGTATCTGGCCGACACGGTGGCCGACGGACTCCGGGCGCTGGGCATCGCCCGCTGCACGGCGGTCGGGCATTCGATGGGCGGCTACGTCGCCCTGGCCCTCTGCGAACGCCATCCCGAACTGCTCGACGGCGTGGTGCTGCTCAGCTCCACGCCCAACCCCGACACGCCGGAGAAGGCCGAAAACCGCCGCCGCGAAATCGCCCTCGTCCGGGCCGGCAGGAAGGACGCGCTGGCCCGGGTGGCCCCGGAAGCCGGATTCGCCGAGGAGAACCGCCCGCGGATGAAAGACGCCATAGAGGATCTCGCCGAGCAGGTGTTCGTCACCGAAGACGAGGGCATCGTCGCCCTGCTCAACGGCATGATCGCCCGCAAGGACCAGAACGACATGCTGCGCGCCTCGAAGGTCCCGCAGCTCTTCATCCTCGGACGCCGGGACGGCTACATTCCCGTCGAGACCGCCGAAAGGATGGCGGCCGCCCATCCGCAGGCACGGGTCGCCTGGCTCGAACACAGCGGACACATGG from Alistipes dispar carries:
- a CDS encoding alpha/beta fold hydrolase, with the translated sequence MTEKFIMAGRTALHVCDSERGDRCVVLLHGYLESLLVWEEFVPYLYKHVRVVMLDLPGHGISVVAGEVHTMEYLADTVADGLRALGIARCTAVGHSMGGYVALALCERHPELLDGVVLLSSTPNPDTPEKAENRRREIALVRAGRKDALARVAPEAGFAEENRPRMKDAIEDLAEQVFVTEDEGIVALLNGMIARKDQNDMLRASKVPQLFILGRRDGYIPVETAERMAAAHPQARVAWLEHSGHMGFLEEPEATAQAILGFVRETGGPAE